A genomic window from Eleginops maclovinus isolate JMC-PN-2008 ecotype Puerto Natales chromosome 9, JC_Emac_rtc_rv5, whole genome shotgun sequence includes:
- the myoc gene encoding LOW QUALITY PROTEIN: myocilin (The sequence of the model RefSeq protein was modified relative to this genomic sequence to represent the inferred CDS: deleted 1 base in 1 codon): MFLFLLLCTSGLLLRGDAQDRAALWRGNDRSGRCQYTFNVPSPTEASCPQTGGPEVEGLKARLSLLEVLVSRLTGGDTGGPQGATARDQTELHKSLNRVTGERNLLQGEKERLEQELLGLQRRMEEMRRETERLRNKPLSSAYPCGAAEPPSQDSGLARPAGGSRPSHLITRPNRQGDSSSLRDSAWEIGPQGFQELKAEVTEVPAPDGSEENTGCGDLISVGEPVTHRKADTIAGKYGVWMQDPEAVSPYGPNMIWRIDTIGSDVRQLYGYEDMEQLTKGFPSKVLLLPELVESTGSTLYRGSLYYQRRRSRSLIRFDLASESIAARRDLPHAGFHGQFPYSWGGYTDIDLSVDEQGLWAVYSSSKAKGAIVISQLDPNSLEVKKSWETNIRKNSVSNSFIICGKLYTVASYTSPDTIINYMYDTRTSQGKSVAIPFKNKYRYNSMIDYNLAQRKLFAWDNFHMVSYDLRLGRQE; this comes from the exons atgttcctctttctcctgTTGTGTACGTCCGGTCTTCTGCTGCGAGGGGACGCTCAGGACCGAGCTGCTCTGTGGAGGGGGAATGATCGCAGTGGACGATGCCAGTACACCTTCAATGTACCCAGCCCCACAGAGGCCAGCTGCCCGCAGACTGGAGGCCCCGAAGTGGAGGGCTTAAAGGCTAGACTCAGCCTGCTGGAGGTGCTGGTGTCCAGGCTGACTGGAGGGGACACTGGGGGTCCTCAAGGGGCCACAGCTAGAGATCAGACTGAGCTTCATAAGTCACTGAACCGGGTCACGGGGGAGAGGAACCTACTGCAGGGGGAGAAGGAGCGTCTGGAGCAGGAGTTGCTGGGGCTTCAGCGCAGgatggaggagatgaggagggagacggagaggCTGAGGAACAAACCCTTGTCCTCTGCATACCCCTGCGGTGCCGCCGAACCCCCCTCT CAGGACAGTGGCCTTGCAAGACCTGCTGGGG gttcCAGGCCGTCGCACCTGATCACCAGGCCCAACAGGCAGGGGGACAGCAGCAGTTTGAGAG ACTCAGCATGGGAGATTGGACCTCAAGGTTTCCAGGAGCTAAAGGCCGAGGTGACGGAGGTCCCCGCTCCAGACGGATCTGAGGAAAACACAG GTTGTGGGGATTTGATCTCAGTTGGTGAGCCTGTCACTCACAGGAAGGCAGACACCATAGCTGGTAAATATGGAGTTTGGATGCAGGACCCTGAGGCTGTCTCCCCATATGGACCCAACATGATCTGGCGCATCGACACCATAGGCTCTGACGTCAGGCAGCTGTATGGATATGAAGACATGGAACAACTCACTAAAGGCTTTCCATCCAAG GTCCTGCTGCTGCCGGAGCTGGTGGAGAGCACTGGTTCCACTCTGTACCGGGGCTCTCTGTACTATCAGAGACGTCGTAGTCGTTCCCTGATCCGCTTCGACCTGGCCTCAGAGAGCATCGCAGCCCGCCGTGACCTCCCCCACGCTGGCTTCCACGGCCAGTTCCCCTACTCATGGGGCGGATACACGGACATCGACCTGTCTGTGGATGAGCAGGGTCTTTGGGCCGTCTACTCCAGCAGCAAAGCCAAAGGAGCCATCGTGATCTCTCAGCTGGACCCAAACAGTCTGGAGGTGAAGAAGAGCTGGGAGACCAACATCAGGAAGAACTCGGTGTCAAACTCCTTCATCATCTGCGGCAAGCTGTACACCGTGGCCAGCTACACGTCCCCCGACACCATCATTAACTACATGTATGACACTAGAACCAGCCAGGGGAAGTCCGTGGCCATTCCCTTCAAGAACAAGTACCGCTACAACAGCATGATCGACTATAACCTGGCTCAGAGGAAGCTGTTTGCCTGGGACAACTTCCACATGGTGTCCTACGACCTAAGGCTGGGCCGCCAGGAGTGA